The Botrytis cinerea B05.10 chromosome 6, complete sequence region CTCCTTCCTTTCGTCAAGGGTAACGTCGGTTTCGTTTTCACCAACCAAGACCTCAAGACCATCCGTGACAAGATTCTCGACAACAAGGTTGCTGCTCCAGCCAGAGCTGGTGCCGTTGCCCCAGCTGATGTCTACGTCCCAGCCGGTAACACCGGTATGGAACCAGGAAAGACCTCTTTCTTCCAAGCTCTCGGTGTCCCAACCAAGATTGCCCGTGGTACCATTGAAATTACCGCAGACTTGAAGCTCGTTGAGGCTGGTTCCAAGGTCGGAGCTTCCGAGGCTACCCTTCTTAACATGTTGAACATCTCTCCGTTCACATACGGTATGGGTATCTCCCAAGTTTACGATGCTGGTAACACTTTCCCACCAAGTGTTCTCGACATCGAAGAGGCCCAACTTCTCAAGGCTTTCAGCAGTGccatcaccaccatcgcTGCTATCTCCTTGGCTGCCAACTTCCCAACCCTTCCATCTGTTATGCACTCTGTTGTCAACAGCTACAAGAAGGTTTTGGCCGTTGCCATCTCAACCGACTACAGCTGGTCTGAGATTGATGAGTTGAAGGACCGAATTGCCAACCCAGAGGCCTACGCCAGTGCCGGACCTGCCGTTACTGAGGCTGCCCCAGCTGCCGTTGCTGAGGAGGCCAAGAAGGAGGAGTCCGAGGCTGAGGAGTCCGCTGATGAGGGATTCGGAGGAATGTTCGACTAAATT contains the following coding sequences:
- the Bcrpp0 gene encoding Bcrpp0 yields the protein MGGKSENKAGYFDKLKGLLEEYKSIFIVTVDNVSSQQMHEIRGSLRGEGVVLMGKNTMVRRAVKGFVNDNPEYERLLPFVKGNVGFVFTNQDLKTIRDKILDNKVAAPARAGAVAPADVYVPAGNTGMEPGKTSFFQALGVPTKIARGTIEITADLKLVEAGSKVGASEATLLNMLNISPFTYGMGISQVYDAGNTFPPSVLDIEEAQLLKAFSSAITTIAAISLAANFPTLPSVMHSVVNSYKKVLAVAISTDYSWSEIDELKDRIANPEAYASAGPAVTEAAPAAVAEEAKKEESEAEESADEGFGGMFD